The DNA window ttttaataaatattgaaagtgtgGCTAAGGGGTCCTATTAAATGCTAatatattgacattttaaaaaatttccctAATTTTATCGGCCCAAATTGGGCTGGGCTACAGTTCTAGGCCCAAAATTTACTGGAAGAAGAAGCTTCCCCCTCCATCCACCAAATGTTAATTATCATTCTTCTCAATCTCGAACCCTAGCTTGTTCATCGAAAATCGATCggaaaaatcaccattaaaattcAGCTAAGATGGGGAAACAACCAGTTAAGCTGAAAGCAGTTGTTTACGCTTTATCGCCATTCcaacagaagattatgccaggtCTATGGAAGGACCTTCCTGGTAAAATCCATCACAAAGTCTCTGAAAATTGGATCAGCGCTACTCTCTTGCTCGGCCCTCTTATCGGCACCTACTCGTAAGTACTTCGATCAAGTATATTGAATCTCAATCCCAAACTTTGTTGAGATCGGCTGT is part of the Solanum stenotomum isolate F172 chromosome 8, ASM1918654v1, whole genome shotgun sequence genome and encodes:
- the LOC125875106 gene encoding cytochrome b-c1 complex subunit 8-like; this encodes MGKQPVKLKAVVYALSPFQQKIMPGLWKDLPGKIHHKVSENWISATLLLGPLIGTYSYVQHFLEKEKLEHRY